Proteins encoded in a region of the Vicia villosa cultivar HV-30 ecotype Madison, WI linkage group LG5, Vvil1.0, whole genome shotgun sequence genome:
- the LOC131606769 gene encoding pterocarpan synthase 1-like: MAPTFSNPIKIIFFSMLLLITINLANSQPNRSTLVFYMQDVGKGPKATVSPVIGIKDKVWSYNTFGTIFVVDDPVRLSPSPTSTQIGSAQGVITVTSQDGANVNIVLSIVFNNAQYSGSTLEIQGTSRQHENLRELSVVGGTGRFRFARGFIVFETISFDGSNNQSVIRLTITLETP, from the coding sequence atggcaCCAACATTTTCAAACCCTATCAAAATCATATTCTTCTCAATGTTACTTTTGATAACCATCAACCTCGCTAACAGTCAACCAAATCGATCAACCTTAGTGTTCTACATGCAAGATGTCGGAAAAGGACCTAAGGCAACTGTTTCGCCAGTTATCGGTATCAAGGATAAAGTTTGGTCTTACAATACATTTGGAACAATATTTGTAGTTGATGATCCAGTTAGGTTAAGTCCTAGTCCAACTTCAACTCAAATTGGAAGCGCTCAAGGTGTAATTACAGTAACTTCTCAAGATGGTGCAAATGTAAACATAGTTTTGTCAATTGTGTTTAACAATGCTCAATACAGTGGAAGCACTTTAGAAATTCAAGGTACCAGTCGTCAACATGAGAATTTAAGAGAGCTCAGTGTTGTGGGCGGAACAGGGAGATTTCGATTTGCAAGAGGATTCATTGTGTTTGAAACTATATCTTTTGATGGCTCAAATAATCAATCGGTTATTCGATTGACTATAACTTTGGAAACACCTTAA